GCACCGATCAGCGTGGTGGTAGAGGTAATGATCTCCTCCCGGATCGGGTCGATCGGCGGGTTGGTCACCTGGGCAAACAGTTGTTTGAAATAGTTATAGAGCAGTTGCGAATGCTCTGAAAGCACGGCCAGCGGCGTGTCGGTACCCATGGAGCCCAGCGGCTGGATGCCGTCACGGGCCATCGGCCCCAGGATCACCCGTTGATCTTCAAAGGTATAGCCAAAGGCCTGCTGACGCTGCAGTACCGTTGCATGATCCGGCTCCTGAACCGGAGCCTCAGGAAGTTCTTCAAGCAGCAGGTGATTTTCCTGCAACCATGTGGCATACGGCTTGGCAGCAGCCAGCTCCTGCTTGATCTCCTGATCAGGAATAATCCGCTGTTGTTCCATATCAAGCAGGAACATCTTGCCCGGCTGCAGCCGCCCCTTCTTGACCACCTGCTCCGGGGCAACCGGCAGCACGCCGGCCTCGGAGGCCATGATCACCCGGTCATCGCTGGTAATATAGTAGCGGCAGGGACGCAGGCCGTTACGGTCCAGCACCGCGCCGATGCTGCGACCGTCAGTGAAGCAGACCGCAGCAGGGCCGTCCCACGGCTCCATCAGACAGGAATGATACTCATAGAAGGCACGCTTCTCATCGTTCATCCCTTCGTGGCTCTCCCACGGCTCCGGCACCATCATCATCACAGCGTGGGGCAGTGAGTAGCCTGACATCACCAGCAGTTCCAGGCAGTTGTCAAACATGGCCGAGTCAGAACCATTGGTGTTGATGATCGGCAGCGCCTTCTTGATATCCTCGCCGAACAGTTCGCTGTTGAAGAGCGACTGGCGTGCATGCATCCAGTTGACGTTCCCCCGCAGGGTATTGATCTCGCCGTTGTGGGCCAGGAAGTGATAGGGGTGAGCCCGCTCCCAGCTGGGGAAGGTATTGGTGGAAAAACGGGAGTGGACCAGGGCCAGGGCCGACACCATCTCTTCATCACGCAGATCAGGGAAGTACTGATTCACCTGCACCGGCATCAGCATCCCCTTGTAGATAATGGTACGGGTAGAGATGCTGGAGACATACCAGTGGTTATCCACTTCCGGGTCGCGGATCTCATGGATGGCGCGCTGATTGGCAATGTAGAGCTTACGGTTGAAGGCAGCCTCATCAAGGCTCTCGTCAACCGGCTTCAGGAACAGCTGACGCACCAGCGGCTCACCGGCCTTGGCAGTATTACCCAGAGAAGAGTTGTCAGTAGGCACATCACGCCAGCCAAGGATATGCAACTGTTCCTCATGCAGAATCCGCTCAAGGATATGACGGGCGCTGTTGCGCTCTGTGGCCTCTGGCGAGGTAAACACCATGGCAACGCCGTACTTACCCTGTTCAGGCAGTTCTATACTCAACGGCCCGCAGACCTTGCGCAGAAAACTGTCCGGCATCTGCAGCAGGATACCGGCGCCGTCACCGGTATTATGCTCGCAACCGACCGCACCGCGGTGGTCCAGATTGGCCAGGATAGTCAACGCCTGCTGCACGATATCATGGGACTTTTTCCCCTTGATATTGGCGACAAAACCAACACCACAGGCATCATGCTCAAACTGGGGATCGTACAGTCCCTGCTTTTTGGGTACTCCGATAGTTTTCATAGTGCAACCCTTGTGAAGATATAAGTTCGTGCTACCTGCCAGTAAAACGGACTTGTTTAACAGCAAATAACGCGCCAATCCCGGACAACAAAACCGCAAACAACACAATACCACGCACAACATACTGTTATTTGATCTATTTTAAACATCACCAAGTAGCTGGCAGCAGCTGGCCGGGCACATGACTACAAAAGCGGCAGCCGTAAAAACTCAAACAATTCAACTGACTAGGACTGTAATCACAAACCGGCCCGGCCGACTGCCCCCGCGCCACTCTACACACAAGAGTTATTTACCTACTCAACATTTTACACTGTCATCCGCACGCCACCCCACGGAAACAGATCCGTTACACAACCTGCACCACCGTAAAGGCCGCAGTCAGTGCATGTTCCTCAGCCTGCAGTTCATCGCCGACCTGTTTACCCAACAGACTGCGTCCCAGCGGAGAACCGGGGGTAATCACCACAATCTCACCATCTGCAACGGGAATCTTCATGCCGCCGCCATAGGGACCAAGGAACAGTCTACGCTGATTTCCCTCTTCATCCTCCAGAGTCACCAGTGCAGTCAGGCGGATCGGGCTGTCATCATTAAAATCCTGCAGCACCAGATTACGATACCCTTCCAGCGCCACCCGTATCTCCTGGGCACGGTTGGCCTGCCCCTGGGCAATATAGGAGGCCTCCAGCGCCGTGGTGTCATACTTGTTATCCGGGGCGCATTCTTCGTGGGTGGCCGCCTCGTGGGCCGCCTTTGCCGCAGCAAAAAACAGCGCCAGGTCAGCCTCAAGAGAATTGATGATGGTTGCAAGCAGTTCGATCTTAGTCATAGTAACAAGTACTTCCAGCAGACAGGATTATTCAGGCAAGCTTACCTACGGGCGAAAGATAGACAACCAACTCGTCATCGCCATCTACGCCAACCAGTTCGTCAACCAGATCCTGATCATAGGCGGCAATGGCACAGGTACCACACCCGATTGCCCCACAGGCCAGGTAGAGGTTCTGACAGACATGCCCTGCATCCAGGGCAATCACCTTGGCTGATGCCTCAGCATAGCGCCATTCGGTGCGAGCCGGGATAGCGCTCCAGATAAAAGTTACCGCTGCCTGACCGGCAAAGCGCTGCCCCCGCGTTGCCGCGGTTATCTGCTGCGCCAGGTCAGCAGGGGCAGATTCAAAGATTAAGGCATGATCAAGGGGCAGATAGCGGTAGATACCGGGCGCAAGCCCCTCCACCCGCAGCACCACCAGATAGGTCTCAAAAGGATGTCGGCAACCGGCAGACGGGACTGTTCGCAACACGGCAGCCTGATGCAGTTTTTTGCGCACCCCCTGGGTACTCCAGAGCAGAAAGGCCAGTTCATCCAGCCGTAACGAGGTATTGCTGAAACGACGATGGCTTTCCCTGCCGGCAATTGCCCCAACCAGATCATAAGAGGGAATGTTCCAATCAGAACGTTCCGGCAGCCGGATCAACTCCGCGCCATCAGCAACCGGTTTCTGCACCGGCGGCGGCTCTTCTCCCTGTGATTGCGGGGTACCCCACCAATCCACCAGATCCCTGACCCGGTCGGTCAGAAACCAGCGTCCCATTTTCTTACTGAAAGCAGGCTTCATACGCAGCGCCTCCTGTCATCAATCCATCCATTACAAAAGCTCCAGAGGCGGTTCATCAAGCGCCGCCAGCTGTTCACGCAGCTCCAGGATATGCTCACCCCAGTAGTGCATGGTGTTGAACCAGGGAAAGGCGATCGGAAAGGCCGGATCATCCCAGCGGCTGGCCAGCCAGGCACTGTAGTGCAGCATCCGCAGGGTACGCAACGGCTCGATCAAGCGCAGCTCTGCCGGATCAAAGCTATTAAACTCCTGATACCCCTCCAGCAGCGCATCAAGCTGCACCAGCTTGCGGGGGCGATCACCGGACAGCATCATCCAGAGATCCTGCACTGCCGGTGCCATCCGGCTGTCATCAAAATCAACAAAATGAGGGGCATTGTCCCGCCAGAGGATGTTGCCGCTGTGGCAGTCTCCATGGGTGCGAATGAAACGAACCTGACCGGCATCTAACAGTGCCTTTTCAATCTTCTGCAGCAACTGGCCGGTTAAGATTGTGTAGCTCTCACGATACTCGGATGGAATAAACTGCTCACCAATCAGGGCAACACTGGCATGGCCAAAGCCGGCACAATCCAGTACCGGACGATGTTGGAACGGCCTGACGGCACCGATCCGGTGCATCCGTCCCAGCATCCTGCCCAGAATCAGCAGGTTATCCAGATTGTCAAACTCCGGCGCATGTCCCCCCTGCTGCGGGTAGAGCGCAAATTTGAATCCGTGATACTGAAACAGGCTCTCACCGCCAGGGTTGCGCCAGGGAGCCACCACCGGCAGTTCATGCCCGGCCAGCTCAATGCTTAGATCATGTTCCTCAATAATCTGCCGGTCTGTCCAGCGGTTGGGGCGGTAGAACTTGGCAATCAGCGGTTTGCTGTCCTCGATCCCCACCTGATAGACCCGGTTTTCATAGCTGTTCAGGGTCAGGTTGCGGCAGTCGCAGCGAAAGCCCTGACTTTCCACGGCATCCATGACAAAGTCAGGGGTAAGTTGCTGAAACGGGTGTTTGTGTGCTGTCATGATGTACGTCCTGAGCCGATTCTGCGCACCTTGAAAAAACGCCCCTTGATCCGGTTGTTGGCCAGACATCTCAGGGCCTGTTCAACACTCTGGCCCATGATAGCCACATAGCTGTGGAAATCAAACAGATCAATCCTGCCCACCTCACTGCCGGCAATGCCACCTTCTCCGGTCAGGGCACCCAGAATATCTCCGGGACGCAGCTTGTTTTTGCGGCCGCCGTCAATACAGAGCGTAACCATGGCAGCTGCAGGCGGTCTGCCGGTTAGCGGTGCCAGTGAGGAAAACTCCTGCAGGTCAATCCTGCAAGCAAGGTCTTCTTCCATCCCCTTGATCAGACGGCTGTCCCGCCGGGAGACCAGACTGATGGCCAGCCCCTGTTCACCTGCCCGGCCGGTCCGGCCAATACGGTGGGTATGCACCTCCGGGTTGCGGGACAGCTCAAAGTTGATCACCGCTGCCAGCTCCTTGATATCCAGGCCACGGGCAGCAACATCGGTTGCCACCAGCACCGAGGCGCTCTTGTTGGAAAAACGGACCAGCACCTGATCCCGCTCCCGCTGTTCCAGATCGCCATGGATCGCCAGTGCGGCAAAGCCGCGTTCCTTCAGGTCATCTGCCAGTTCCTGACAGTCCAGCTTGGTGTTACAGAAGACCAGGGTTGATTCAGGGCGATACCGGCCAAGAATGCGGGCCACCGCCTCACTGCGCTGATCCGGCTCCACCGCATAAAAGTGCTGCTCAATCGTCCCTGCTACATGGTCCTCATCCACACTGACCTCAACCGGTGTCTGCTGCATCGCGGCGCTCATATCAGCAATGCTGTCCGGGTAGGTGGCAGAGAACAGCAAGGTCTGGCGCCGGGCCGGGGCAGCGGCAATCAGGCTGCGGATATCATCCTGAAAGCCCATATCCAGCATCCGGTCCGCCTCATCCAGCACCAGGGTCTGCAGGCTGGACAGATCAAGACTGCCCCGCCGCAGGTGATCAAGCAGACGTCCGGGAGTACCCACCACCACGTGGGCACCATGCTCCAGAGAGCCCAGCTGCGGGCCAAAGGGCACTCCGCCACAGACCGTCAAGACCCGGATGTTTTCGGTAAAGCGTGCCAGACGCCGCAGCTCTTTGGCCACTTGATCAGCCAGCTCACGGGTGGGACAGAGCACCAGCGCCTGCAGCTGCAGGGCTGTTGTATCAAGACGGCTTAGCAGCCCGATCCCGAAGGCAGCGGTCTTGCCGCTGCCGGTCTTGGCCCTGGCAATCAGATCTTTGCTGGCCAGAATCGGCGGCAGGCTGTGGGCCTGAATCGGCGTCATGGCGGCATAGCCCAGTGAGGCCAGGTTCTTCAGCATGGCCGGCTTCAGGTGTAATGATGAAAAGGCAATGGAACTCATTGGCTACAGCTCTCATTCTGCGCCAAAAAAACCACAGGGAGGCTCCCTGTGGTTTTTTCAGGCATCGCTCAGACAGAGCGGTTCAGATTATTTCTTGTCAGCTTTTTTGATCTTCTTTTCGGCCTTTTTCTCCTTGGGAGTCTTGGCCGGTGCCTTCTTGGTTTCTTTCTTACTATCCACACCTTTACTCATAACGGTTCCTCCTGTCTGTTCCGGCTATTCTGGAGCAACCGGGCTATAGACAAGTATACCATCCTTCGGTGACAGCGGCGTGATTTATTCCTGCCTGATCAGCGGGCAGGCTTATCCAGCAGAGGCTTCAGAAATTTGTCGTAGGTGGCCCGTTGTTTGGCAGACAGCAGATCAAGATCCCCCTCGTTATCCAGCAGGAAGGTTCCCACCCCGATCACCGTCCTGGCCAGATAGCCGGTGCCCTCAACAGCAGCTTCAATCTCATCACCCCGCTTGCTCAACAGGTTTTTCAACAGACGCAGATCCAGTTCCATGTACAGTGCTCCCTTACAAAATCCGTGTTTAATCGTTACCGCTACCTGCTCAGATACAGATCGGTACAGTATCTGACGCCGTTTTCCTCCCGGTAGAGCTCGCCCGCCTGTACCTGACGCAGGAAATTCTGAGCCTGGCTGCTGCCGATGTCACCAATCGCCTTGAGCGGCATAACCCGGTCATTGGCGGCAAAATAGTTAAATCTACCCTCAAGAAACGCAAACTCGTTCTGCGCTCCCAGCGTACCGATGGCACTGACCGCACAGTTATGTACAAAAGAGTCACCATGTCCGGCAAAGGTCTTCAGGGTCTCCATCGCAGCAGGATTATTGGTGCCCCCCAGATCAATCAACGGAAAGCAGGCGGTCGGGCTGTCGGCCTTGACCGTGCTGAGCGCAGCCGTTGTCAGCTTTTGCAGGTCATCGTTGCTGACCCTGTAACCGAAGAGACACTGGTTGATCTTGGAAGCCACATCCTTGACCACCACCGCCATCGGATCACTTATGCACGGCTTCTGGACCTCATCCATGGACCAGACCGGGATCTTGGAGTTGAAAAAGAAGGACGGGATCGAACAGCTCTTGCTGCCCATGGTCACCTGCCCCAGAAAAATATTGTACGACTCCCAGGCGGAAAAACCGCTGGCACGATGATTGATCAGCTGATACTTCCTGACCGTCAGGGTCAGATCAGCAGGCGCACCGCTCTCCTTTGCCGCGAGTTGCAGCGGCACACCGCGGGCGTTGAACTCTTTGACCAGTCCGTTGGCAATCCAGCCCACCGGGTCATTCAGGTTCTCCAGGGTCAACTCAACCCGTTGCAGCCCTGAGATACCGACCATATACTGCACGCTGTCCCGCTGATCCACCACCTGCATGGTGATCGGCTTCCTGTCAACATTCTGATACACAAATCCGGGCGCAGGCGGGTCATCAGCCGTATACTTCAGTGAACAGCCGGTGATACCCAAAAGCGCGATCATGCCGATGAACAACCTTACCATTGTAGAGCTCATGTCTTCCTCCCCGGTCAGATGAATGACACAACGCAGCAAGTATACCAGCCATTTGCCGGGGCTCAAGTGGTACGTTACAACCACCTGTATCCATCTCGGCAACTGCCGTCATCTGCACAGGCAACAAAACCGGCGCTTTGTTATGCTGCGTCATTGCGAACCAGCTTATCCCATGGTACGCTTATACACATGACCGATAATGCTCTGGTAAATAAAGCTGCGGCCGCAACCTCACCGGAACTGACCGACAAGGTTGTACTCTATTTTATTGAACACGGGATGCAGATTCTTACCGCCATTGTCCTGATGGGCGCGGGTCTGTTCATTGCCCGCTGGGTCGGCAGCATCGTGCAGCGTTGGCTGAGGTCAAAGGCCTATGATGAGCCGGTCAGCAACCTGATCGTCAAGGTGATCAAGCTCCTGATCATCGTATTCATCGGGGTCATGTCGCTTGGTCAAATGGGGGTGCAGATCACACCGCTCATCGCTGGAATCGGCGTGGCCGGGGTCGGTGTCAGCCTTGCCATGCAGGGCCTGCTTGGCAATCTTGTTGCCGGGCTGACGATTATCTTTTCAAAGCCGTTTACCATCGGTGAATATATTGAACTGCTTGGTGTCTATGGTCAGGTTACCGACATCTCCCTTTTTTCCACCACCCTGCAGCACACTGACAATTCTCGTGTGATTGTGCCCAACCGGAAGATTGTTGGTGAGATCCTGCACAATTACGGTAACATCCGCCAGCTTAACCTGACAGCCGCCATCGCCTACAATGCGGATATCAGTCAGGCGCTTGCACTGGTGAACACAATCCTGCAGCAGAATCCAATGGTTTTGACAGAGCCGGTGCCTGCTGTGGGTATAGCAGCCCTGCATGAATCATCCATTGCCCTGGCAATCCAGCCCTGGGTAAAAGTTGATGATTTTGTCCCTGCCCAGGCGGCAATCTATCAGGCGGTCATTGAGCAGTTCCGTGACCAGCAGATCGAAGTCCCCATTCCCCGCCGCAATATCCAGATCCTGAATCCTACCCCCTGATCCCTGGCAGGCTGCTACCGTGGCCGTCGCTTTTTGCCCTGTTTACCAGGCGGCAGGGCCGCACTCTTGAACCCAGCTTCATAGCCCACTTCAAAGCTGGCGTTGCTGCTGTTGTGCATACTCAGAAAATGGGTATTGCCTTGATCAAAGGGGCAGATCGGCTGACTGCATGGTTCAAAACCGAAGCGTGCATAGTAGGCCGGTTCCCCCAATACAAACAGGGGCTGACTCTTGATCGCTTCCTGGCGCAGGGCAAACCTGAGCAGTTCACTCCCTATCCCCTGTTTTTGAAAATCCGGTGCCACCGCCATGGGGGCCAGATGCAGACCGCAAAGCTGTTTGCCGTTGTAGGCGTTGGAAAAGGCGATGTAGGCAATCACCTTGTTGGTATGGATGCAGACCCATTCATGGATCGGACGGTTATTTTCATGGAACTTCTGCACCAGCAAGGTTTCATAATTGCTGTTAGGAAAGGCCCGCTGCAGCAGGGCATAGACCTTGGGGCGGTTTTCCGGGGTTACTTTCTGGATCTTCATATTCATCTCTCCACCGAGTTATTCCAATTCAAAATCAAGGATGAGATCAAGGCGGCGAGGAGTTCGGTGACGCAGGCGTACACGTAGTACGTTGAGGAACCGATGACAAGCCAACGAAGATATCGCCTTGAGCTGGAATTGGAATTATGCCAGTAATAACGCCAAGGCATGCAGCAGCAGGCCGATCACACCACCCACCAGGGTGCCGTTCATCCTGATAAACTGCAGGTCGGAACCGATGGAGAGCTCGATCTCGTTACTGTAATCAGCACTGTCCCAGGTCTGTACCGTACCTGCAATATGCCCGGCAACGGCATTGCGCAAGGTATCCCCGTAGTGCAGCACCAGCTTTGCAAGGTAGTCATTCAGTGAATCCTTCAGCCCCTGATTGTCCGAAAGGGTCGTGCCAAGCCCGGCAACTGCCGCTGTGATCTTCTGCTGCAGTTTTGAATCAGACTGCTGCAGGTCATGCTGCAGCCAGCTTTTCAGATCATTGCCGATATTGCGGGCATAGTCAGTAATCGCCTGATTATGCAACACCTCCTGCTTGACCCCCTCAACCTTGTTGCGCAGCTCAGGATCGTTCTGCAGGCGGGCGACAAGATTCATCACCGCAGCATCAAAACTCTGGCGCAGTTCATGACCGGGATCGGCATTGACCGCCTGAATAAAATCGTTGATCCTGCCAGCCACCTTCTCTCCGGCGCCCCTGGTAAACTGTTCCCGGTTCGGAATAAAAACGCTCAACAACGGATACTCTTTGGTAACCATCTCATCAATTGAACTGGCCAACCTGCTTTGGGCCTGCTCAGTGGCCAACCAGGCCGCGAGGCGTTTCAGCAGGTCATCCAGCACCACCTGGTGACGGTTGTCGTTCCTGAGCGCCTGCAGCATCGCCCCGGCCGTGCCGGAGAGATCAAACCGTTCAACCCGGCTGCCCAGAGCAGCCCGCAGCCACTGCTGCACCCGCTCATCATCAATAAAATCCAGCGAATCAAGCAGCAGCCGGGTCACCCCCCGGGACAGATCAGCCGCATGTTGCGGCGCCATCAGATAAACGGCCAGCTGTTCAGCCGGGTTATAGGCCCGCAGCTTGGCGATCAGGGTATCGCTGGCCAGGAACTTGTCACGGATGAAGGTGGCCAGATTGCCGGCAATCGCCCCCTGTTTGTGCTTGATGATGGCGGTATGGGGGATCGGCAGTCCCAGGGGATGACGGAACAGCGCCACCACCGCAAACCAGTCCGCCAGCGCGCCAACCATGGCCGCCTCGGCAAAGGCGGCAACCCATTCCCAGGCGCCATGCCCGTTTTGCAGGCGGGCAACCACAAACAGCAGGGCTGCACCGATCATCAGGCCGGTGGCGATTCTCTTGTTTCTGATCAGCAGTTTTCTTCTCGTTTCCACGTACTCTCTCCAGAACTGTTTTCACCTAAACGGATAAACACAAAAAACCGCCTCTCAGGTGGAAGCGGTTTCCAGTTTGCAGCCAATGTATGGCATGGCAAGGGTAATTTTGTCAATGTCAACCGGGCAGTTCTGCCCTGATCCGTTCAAAACGCGGCAGCTCGCGTCCGTCAACCGGCACGGTTTCCAGAAACATGGCCAGCGGCCGCACCCAGAGCGAATTGTTGTCATAGAGACAGCGATAGACCACCAGCTGCTCATCGCTCTCGCTGTGACGGGCTACCCCGACAACCTCGTATTCGCCTCCCTTGTAATGCCGGTATCTGCCCGGCAACGGTTCCGGCAGCTTCATCAGATCAGCGTCCGGTCTTCCACCCTGGTGATTTTCCATGATTCCGCTCACTCTCCGGCATGCCTGTGCAGCACGCCCCGCACCTGCGCGGCAGCTGCAGCAGGGCTGTCAGCCGCACTTTTCGTTAAAATGTCTGTGCAGCAGGCCGGTGCCGGTTGCCATCCCCTGCTGATTCAGCTAGTATCGCAGCAGCTTTTACCACCAACAAGGAGTACATATGCCTGCTACCGCCCGCCACATTCTTGTGGATACCGAAGCCCGCTGCCTGCAACTCAAGGCTGACATTGAAGCCGGTGCCGACTTTGCCGACGTTGCCCAGCGCGAATCATCCTGCCCCTCCCGTCAAAAGGGGGGCGATCTTGGCACCTTTGGCCCCGGCCAGATGGTGCCCGAGTTTGACCAGGTCGTCTTCAGCGGTGAGCTGAACAAGGTGCTCGGCCCGGTCAAGACCCAGTTCGGTTACCACCTGATCGAGGTCACCAACCGCTGGGAGCAGCCTGCGACACAGGCAGGGGGCGAATCCGACCTTGACCAGGCACTGGTTGCCCTGCGTCAGGACATGTCCGATGCCACCGCCCAATCGAAGTTCTACGACGCCTTTCTCAACACCCTGTTCTGCGTACCGACCCTTGACCCCAAGGAGTTCAAGGGAGAGGTCAAGATCGAGGAAGGACAGACCCTGCCGCTGATCATTGAGGCAGACGGACAGGACTACCTGATGATCTTTGACAGTGAAGAACGCCTGAAGGGCTGGGCAACCGGCCACGCTCAATGGGTCAAGGTTCCGGGCTACGTGCTTGCGGCCACCACCATGCCGCCGCTGCATATTGCCATGAACGTCGGTACCGAATACTCAAAGCAGTTCCTGCCCGATGAGATCACCTGGCTGCGTGAGGTGGTGGAGCGCTGTAACCAGGCCAACGCAGAGCAGGAACAGGCGGGCTGACGCCGGCTCCTGACCATCATACCGATGCAGTATCACAGGCGGCCGATTGGCCGCCTGTGACCATATCTGCACTCCCGCCTGTCAGTAACGCTTGCACATCCAGCCGGTAACCGTCTTGTCAAAGGCCTCACCCTTGTCGATAAAGGTCTGGTAGGCCGTCTTATCTTTCAGATAGTTGGAAAGATTCACAATCGAGACAAACGTGCTTTGCCCCTTGGTGCCGGTGGCCCCTCCATTGCCGCATCCGTTCAGCCCGGGAGCGCCAATGCAGACGCAGGAGATCACATCGGCCCCGGCCTGCCCGGCGCTGAGACCCAGCAGCAGCCCGACCAGACATCCACAAAAGATTTTTCCCATTGTCTTCTCCTCCTGTCCCACCTACCTAGGTTTTTTCGGCCCCGGTGCCGAGTTCCGCCCCTGCCGGGCATCCAGCTCGTCAATCCAGCCGGCCCTGGCATCCAGAAAGGCATCGGCATAGGGCACATACGGTTTGATATCCAGCACCGGTGTGCCATCCAGCAGATCCACACCGCGCAGTTGCAGCGTTCTGCCCTCAATCGCCACCAGCTCCACCGCCGACAGCCCAATGGCATTGGGGCGGTGGGGTGAACGGGTGGCCAGCACCCCTCGCTTCGGCCCGCCCCGTGGCGGCTTGACCATACTTTTCCAGCCCTCGCTGAGATGAAAGGCAAAGATCAGCCAGATCCGTTCAAAGCCGCTCAGATCCTGCACAACCTGCTCATCCAGCCATTCGGCAAGCTCCAGCGTGGCCAGCGCCGGCTGCCCGCTTTCCGTACCCTCCACCACCGTTCCTTGATGGGGTGCGTCAATACGGCGGGTATAGGGTGAATGCAGGATGCCGATGGGCTGATAGCTGAACTGGCTGAGATGGCTCATGGCGGCGATGCTAGCGCGGGATGCAGATATCGGCAACAAAAAAGCAGCCACCCTGCCGGACAGTCTCACGAATGAAGTATACAGGTAGACAGGTATACACAATTGTCGACGCCTTCCCGAGACTCTATAGTACCGCTACCGATACCGCACCCACGTTTCGAGGACGTTCATGTGTAAAAAGCTTTTTATTGCCGCAACCGGACAACACTGCGGAAAAACAACCATCAGTCTGTCGCTGATGCATCTGGCGCTCAAGCAGTATGCTCGAGTCGGCTACATAAAGCCGCTCGGCCCCAAATGCCAGGATTTTAACGGTACTATTGTCGACAAGGATGCGGCGTTAATGGCCCGCGTCTTTGGTCAGGAGGAACGGATCGCCCTGATGTCGCCGCTGGTACTGGGCAAAGGTGCCACCCGCCGGTTTCTGGATGGGGAGCAGACCCGGGAATGGGCCGCAGAACAGATTCAGAACGCCTGTCATGAACTTGAGTCGCAGTGTGACCTGATCCTGATCGAAGGTGCCGGCCACAGCGGCGTAGGCTCGGTGATCGGCCTGAACAATGCCGATATGGCCCGCATGCTGGGGGCGCCGGTGGTGATGGTGGCCGGTGGCGGCATCGGCAATGTGATTGATTCGGTCCGCATGAACCTGGCGCTGTACCAGCAGGAAGGGGTCGACGTCAAACTGCTGCTGGTCAACAAGATGCTTCCTGACAAACGCCAGTCATCACTGGCCTATCTGGAAAAGTATTTTGCCCCCAATGGGATCATGGTCAGCGGTGCGTTTGACTATTCAGCGGTGCTGGCCGATCCGA
Above is a window of Trichlorobacter lovleyi SZ DNA encoding:
- a CDS encoding GreA/GreB family elongation factor, translated to MTKIELLATIINSLEADLALFFAAAKAAHEAATHEECAPDNKYDTTALEASYIAQGQANRAQEIRVALEGYRNLVLQDFNDDSPIRLTALVTLEDEEGNQRRLFLGPYGGGMKIPVADGEIVVITPGSPLGRSLLGKQVGDELQAEEHALTAAFTVVQVV
- a CDS encoding SagB/ThcOx family dehydrogenase; the protein is MKPAFSKKMGRWFLTDRVRDLVDWWGTPQSQGEEPPPVQKPVADGAELIRLPERSDWNIPSYDLVGAIAGRESHRRFSNTSLRLDELAFLLWSTQGVRKKLHQAAVLRTVPSAGCRHPFETYLVVLRVEGLAPGIYRYLPLDHALIFESAPADLAQQITAATRGQRFAGQAAVTFIWSAIPARTEWRYAEASAKVIALDAGHVCQNLYLACGAIGCGTCAIAAYDQDLVDELVGVDGDDELVVYLSPVGKLA
- a CDS encoding serine/threonine protein kinase; this translates as MTAHKHPFQQLTPDFVMDAVESQGFRCDCRNLTLNSYENRVYQVGIEDSKPLIAKFYRPNRWTDRQIIEEHDLSIELAGHELPVVAPWRNPGGESLFQYHGFKFALYPQQGGHAPEFDNLDNLLILGRMLGRMHRIGAVRPFQHRPVLDCAGFGHASVALIGEQFIPSEYRESYTILTGQLLQKIEKALLDAGQVRFIRTHGDCHSGNILWRDNAPHFVDFDDSRMAPAVQDLWMMLSGDRPRKLVQLDALLEGYQEFNSFDPAELRLIEPLRTLRMLHYSAWLASRWDDPAFPIAFPWFNTMHYWGEHILELREQLAALDEPPLELL
- the dbpA gene encoding ATP-dependent RNA helicase DbpA — encoded protein: MSSIAFSSLHLKPAMLKNLASLGYAAMTPIQAHSLPPILASKDLIARAKTGSGKTAAFGIGLLSRLDTTALQLQALVLCPTRELADQVAKELRRLARFTENIRVLTVCGGVPFGPQLGSLEHGAHVVVGTPGRLLDHLRRGSLDLSSLQTLVLDEADRMLDMGFQDDIRSLIAAAPARRQTLLFSATYPDSIADMSAAMQQTPVEVSVDEDHVAGTIEQHFYAVEPDQRSEAVARILGRYRPESTLVFCNTKLDCQELADDLKERGFAALAIHGDLEQRERDQVLVRFSNKSASVLVATDVAARGLDIKELAAVINFELSRNPEVHTHRIGRTGRAGEQGLAISLVSRRDSRLIKGMEEDLACRIDLQEFSSLAPLTGRPPAAAMVTLCIDGGRKNKLRPGDILGALTGEGGIAGSEVGRIDLFDFHSYVAIMGQSVEQALRCLANNRIKGRFFKVRRIGSGRTS
- a CDS encoding mechanosensitive ion channel family protein, yielding MTDNALVNKAAAATSPELTDKVVLYFIEHGMQILTAIVLMGAGLFIARWVGSIVQRWLRSKAYDEPVSNLIVKVIKLLIIVFIGVMSLGQMGVQITPLIAGIGVAGVGVSLAMQGLLGNLVAGLTIIFSKPFTIGEYIELLGVYGQVTDISLFSTTLQHTDNSRVIVPNRKIVGEILHNYGNIRQLNLTAAIAYNADISQALALVNTILQQNPMVLTEPVPAVGIAALHESSIALAIQPWVKVDDFVPAQAAIYQAVIEQFRDQQIEVPIPRRNIQILNPTP
- a CDS encoding GNAT family N-acetyltransferase, with translation MKIQKVTPENRPKVYALLQRAFPNSNYETLLVQKFHENNRPIHEWVCIHTNKVIAYIAFSNAYNGKQLCGLHLAPMAVAPDFQKQGIGSELLRFALRQEAIKSQPLFVLGEPAYYARFGFEPCSQPICPFDQGNTHFLSMHNSSNASFEVGYEAGFKSAALPPGKQGKKRRPR
- a CDS encoding DUF445 domain-containing protein, coding for METRRKLLIRNKRIATGLMIGAALLFVVARLQNGHGAWEWVAAFAEAAMVGALADWFAVVALFRHPLGLPIPHTAIIKHKQGAIAGNLATFIRDKFLASDTLIAKLRAYNPAEQLAVYLMAPQHAADLSRGVTRLLLDSLDFIDDERVQQWLRAALGSRVERFDLSGTAGAMLQALRNDNRHQVVLDDLLKRLAAWLATEQAQSRLASSIDEMVTKEYPLLSVFIPNREQFTRGAGEKVAGRINDFIQAVNADPGHELRQSFDAAVMNLVARLQNDPELRNKVEGVKQEVLHNQAITDYARNIGNDLKSWLQHDLQQSDSKLQQKITAAVAGLGTTLSDNQGLKDSLNDYLAKLVLHYGDTLRNAVAGHIAGTVQTWDSADYSNEIELSIGSDLQFIRMNGTLVGGVIGLLLHALALLLA
- a CDS encoding DUF1653 domain-containing protein, with translation MENHQGGRPDADLMKLPEPLPGRYRHYKGGEYEVVGVARHSESDEQLVVYRCLYDNNSLWVRPLAMFLETVPVDGRELPRFERIRAELPG
- the tsaA gene encoding tRNA (N6-threonylcarbamoyladenosine(37)-N6)-methyltransferase TrmO, encoding MSHLSQFSYQPIGILHSPYTRRIDAPHQGTVVEGTESGQPALATLELAEWLDEQVVQDLSGFERIWLIFAFHLSEGWKSMVKPPRGGPKRGVLATRSPHRPNAIGLSAVELVAIEGRTLQLRGVDLLDGTPVLDIKPYVPYADAFLDARAGWIDELDARQGRNSAPGPKKPR